A genomic region of Zea mays cultivar B73 chromosome 6, Zm-B73-REFERENCE-NAM-5.0, whole genome shotgun sequence contains the following coding sequences:
- the LOC100304344 gene encoding uncharacterized protein LOC100304344, which produces MGQCPCFGSAKAAEQERRAEADRRESQDARAKAAEAAQRRQQDYEKSAAGRAAKAQMKAMKESKASNQGGEPVLKWQMGS; this is translated from the exons ATGGGGCAGTGCCCGTGTTTCGGGTCCGCGAAGGCGGCGGAGCAGGAGCGGCGGGCGGAGGCGGACCGGCGCGAGTCGCAGGATGCTCGCGCCAAGGCCGCCGAGGCCGCGCAGAGGAG ACAGCAGGACTATGAGAAATCGGCAGCTGGAAGGGCAGCCAAAGCACAAATGAAAGCAATGAAGGAATCAAAGGCATCAAACCAAGGTGGAGAGCCGGTTCTTAAG TGGCAGATGGGATCATGA